The Zingiber officinale cultivar Zhangliang chromosome 9A, Zo_v1.1, whole genome shotgun sequence genome window below encodes:
- the LOC122021775 gene encoding nuclear transcription factor Y subunit B-like isoform X2: protein MAEASSSSTVDGAGSHESGGSVREQDRFLPIANIIRIMKKGLPANAKVAKDAKETMQECVSEFISFVTSEASDRCQKEKRKTINGDDLLWSMATLGFEDYIEPLKLYLQKYRELEGGDGTARREMGGSHPGTTTPGEYQVHQQNSLAQGMNYVNPQFYNGDL, encoded by the exons ATGGCGGAGGCTTCTTCGTCCAGCACGGTAGATGGAGCCGGAAGCCACGAAAGTGGCGGCAGCGTGCGGGAGCAGGATCGCTTCCTCCCCATCGCCAATATCATTCGGATCATGAAGAAGGGCCTCCCAGCCAACGCCAAGGTCGCCAAGGACGCCAAGGAAACGATGCAGGAGTGCGTCTCGGAGTTCATCAGCTTCGTCACCAGCGA GGCGAGCGATCGTTGCCAGAAGGAGAAGCGGAAGACGATCAATGGGGACGATCTGCTTTGGTCGATGGCGACGCTAGGGTTTGAGGACTACATCGAGCCGCTGAAGTTATATCTGCAGAAATACCGTGAA TTGGAG GGTGGAGATGGAACTGCAAGGAGAGAAATGGGGGGATCTCATCCTGGCACAACCACACCAGGGGAATACCAG GTTCATCAACAAAATTCTCTTGCACAGGGCATGAATTACGTGAATCCTCAG TTCTATAACGGCGACCTCTGA
- the LOC122021775 gene encoding nuclear transcription factor Y subunit B-1-like isoform X1 has protein sequence MAEASSSSTVDGAGSHESGGSVREQDRFLPIANIIRIMKKGLPANAKVAKDAKETMQECVSEFISFVTSEASDRCQKEKRKTINGDDLLWSMATLGFEDYIEPLKLYLQKYRELEGGDGTARREMGGSHPGTTTPGEYQVHQQNSLAQGMNYVNPQVRPATQEVFLHGAFVFFFPFHLVQIVYFCRWLVFHNSN, from the exons ATGGCGGAGGCTTCTTCGTCCAGCACGGTAGATGGAGCCGGAAGCCACGAAAGTGGCGGCAGCGTGCGGGAGCAGGATCGCTTCCTCCCCATCGCCAATATCATTCGGATCATGAAGAAGGGCCTCCCAGCCAACGCCAAGGTCGCCAAGGACGCCAAGGAAACGATGCAGGAGTGCGTCTCGGAGTTCATCAGCTTCGTCACCAGCGA GGCGAGCGATCGTTGCCAGAAGGAGAAGCGGAAGACGATCAATGGGGACGATCTGCTTTGGTCGATGGCGACGCTAGGGTTTGAGGACTACATCGAGCCGCTGAAGTTATATCTGCAGAAATACCGTGAA TTGGAG GGTGGAGATGGAACTGCAAGGAGAGAAATGGGGGGATCTCATCCTGGCACAACCACACCAGGGGAATACCAG GTTCATCAACAAAATTCTCTTGCACAGGGCATGAATTACGTGAATCCTCAG GTTCGGCCTGCAACGCAAGAAGTATTTCTTCATGgtgcctttgttttttttttcccttttcattTGGTGCaaattgtttatttttgtagATGGCTAGTTTTCCATAATTCCAACTAG